The following proteins are co-located in the Tenrec ecaudatus isolate mTenEca1 chromosome 11, mTenEca1.hap1, whole genome shotgun sequence genome:
- the F10 gene encoding coagulation factor X: MACWLLPILLGTSLAGLLLPGASVFVNREHASNVLQRARRANSLWEELKKGNLERECFEETCSYEEAREVFEDTDKMNEFWNKYKDGDQCESNPCQNEGKCQDGLGEYTCTCRDGYEGKNCELLLRKLCSLDNGNCDQFCREEENSVICSCATGYILGDNGKSCISTEPFPCGKPTLARRKRSLAEADESGTPPENSTLNEEEQYDIPPTENPFQSLDINQTHPERSAKDYVRIVGGNECKPGECPWQALLVNEENEGFCGGTILDEYYILTAAHCLHQSKRFKVRVGERNTEKEEGNEMAHDVEMIIKHNRFVKETYDFDIAIIRLKTPITFRMNVAPACLPEKDWAESVLMTQESGFISGFGRTSENGRQSAILKMLQVPYVDRNKCKLSSSFVITQNMFCAGYEAKQLDACQGDSGGPHVTEFKNTYYVTGIVSWGEGCAKKGKYGIYTKVTNFLKWIDRCMKAKVRKPQPPST, translated from the exons ATGGCATGCTGGCTACTCCCCATCCTGCTTGGGACCTCCCTGGCTGGCCtcctgctgcctggggcaagtg TATTCGTTAACCGGGAACATGCCAGCAATGTCCTGCAGAGGGCCAGGAGGGCAAACTCACTTTGGGAAGAGTTAAAGAAGGGAAACCTTGAAAGGGAGTGTTTCGAAGAGACCTGCTCATATGAAGAGGCGCGAGAAGTCTTTGAAGATACTGACAAAATG AATGAATTCTGGAATAAATACAAAG ATGGCGATCAGTGTGAGAGCAATCCTTGTCAGAATGAGGGCAAGTGTCAAGATGGCCTCGGGGAATACACCTGCACCTGCAGAGATGGCTATGAAGGCAAAAACTGTGAATTAT TGCTCCGGAAGCTCTGCAGCCTGGACAACGGGAACTGTGACCAGTTCTGCAGAGAAGAAGAGAACTCAGTGATATGCTCCTGTGCCACGGGGTACATCCTGGGGGACAATGGCAAGTCCTGCATCTCCACAG AGCCATTCCCCTGTGGAAAACCGACCTTGGCACGAAGAAAGCGGTCACTGGCAGAGGCTGATGAGAGTGGAACACCCCCAGAAAACTCCACACTGAATGAGGAGGAACAATATGACATCCCTCCCACAGAGAATCCTTTCCAATCGCTGGACATCAATCAGACACATCCTGAGCGGAGTGCCAAAGATTATGTGCGGATCGTGGGTGGGAACGAGTGCAAACCTGGGGAGTGTCCGTGGCAG GCTTTACTCGTCAATGAGGAAAACGAGGGGTTTTGTGGAGGCACCATTCTGGATGAGTACTACATCCTCACCGCGGCTCACTGTCTCCACCAATCTAAAAGATTCAAGGTGAGAGTAG GGGAACGGAACACGGAGAAGGAGGAGGGCAATGAAATGGCGCACGACGTGGAAATGATAATAAAGCACAACAGATTTGTGAAAGAAACCTACGACTTTGACATCGCCATCATCAGGCTGAAGACCCCCATCACATTCCGGATGAACGTGGCGCCCGCCTGCCTGCCAGAGAAGGACTGGGCCGAGTCGGTGCTGATGACTCAGGAAAGCGGGTTCATCAGCGGGTTCGGGCGCACCAGCGAGAATGGCCGCCAGTCCGCCATCCTCAAGATGCTGCAAGTGCCCTACGTGGACCGAAACAAGTGCAAGCTGTCCAGTAGTTTTGTGATCACTCAAAACATGTTCTGTGCAGGCTATGAGGCCAAGCAGTTAGATGCCTGTCAAGGGGACAGCGGGGGCCCCCATGTCACTGAATTCAAAAACACCTATTATGTCACTGGGATTGTCAGCTGGGGAGAAGGGTGCGCAAAGAAAGGGAAATACGGAATCTACACCAAAGTCACCAACTTCCTCAAGTGGATAGatcgatgcatgaaagccaaagtCAGAAAGCCACAGCCTCCCTCCACTTGA